One genomic window of Actinomycetes bacterium includes the following:
- a CDS encoding PadR family transcriptional regulator, whose product MGAAAGAWGPGFGPAGWAGGCDSGFEAQVVDVLRKIRAQMGSRSGPGPWWGPPPGGPWGGWIGGPSGQGRRGWPFGPDSGPSRSRAGRGDVRSAILLLLDDAPRHGYQIIQDITERSGGAWRPSPGSVYPALSALQDEGLVDDEKVEGRRVFSLTDAGRAYVRDRAEALAQVFEANSAEPEHEDVTDLRQLLFGVGAAAVQVITAGTPDQAAAARRVLQRARTDLYRLLANDEPDQDQP is encoded by the coding sequence ATGGGCGCAGCGGCGGGTGCCTGGGGACCGGGGTTCGGTCCCGCGGGCTGGGCCGGCGGGTGTGACTCGGGTTTCGAGGCGCAGGTGGTGGACGTGCTGCGCAAGATCCGGGCCCAGATGGGCTCGCGCAGCGGTCCCGGCCCGTGGTGGGGCCCGCCCCCGGGCGGGCCGTGGGGCGGCTGGATCGGCGGCCCGAGTGGCCAGGGAAGACGCGGGTGGCCGTTCGGGCCGGACAGTGGCCCGTCTCGCTCCCGGGCCGGCCGAGGCGACGTGCGCAGCGCGATCCTGCTGCTGCTCGACGATGCGCCGCGGCACGGCTACCAGATCATCCAGGACATCACCGAGCGCAGCGGCGGCGCCTGGCGGCCCAGCCCGGGGTCGGTGTACCCGGCGCTGTCCGCGCTGCAGGACGAGGGCCTGGTCGACGACGAGAAGGTCGAAGGACGCCGGGTGTTCTCCCTCACCGACGCCGGTCGCGCCTACGTCCGGGACCGGGCCGAGGCCCTCGCCCAGGTGTTCGAGGCCAACTCGGCCGAACCCGAGCACGAGGACGTCACCGACCTGCGCCAGCTGCTGTTCGGGGTCGGCGCGGCGGCCGTGCAGGTGATCACCGCCGGGACGCCGGACCAGGCAGCCGCGGCCCGGCGGGTGCTGCAGAGGGCCCGCACGGACCTGTACCGGCTGCTCGCCAACGACGAGCCGGACCAGGACCAGCCATGA